The following are encoded together in the Acaryochloris thomasi RCC1774 genome:
- a CDS encoding DUF6886 family protein, translating into MSNRLFHFSDDSTIELFRPRSVRVSVERPKGLDRLNGPLVWAIDEWHQPMYIFPRECPRILLWRKKNTTDRDAEKYFGSSTFRMLAYIEKGWEAMLKEAIVYRYELPCHTFTSLDDAGMWVSDETVHPIEKLAYSDLPRCLLEDDVELRVIPSLSVLRDAWDSSLHVSGIRLRNANQRS; encoded by the coding sequence ATGTCCAATCGACTATTCCATTTCAGCGATGACAGTACGATTGAACTGTTTCGACCAAGATCTGTTCGTGTGTCGGTTGAACGTCCTAAAGGACTCGATCGGCTAAACGGCCCTTTGGTGTGGGCTATAGATGAATGGCACCAGCCGATGTACATATTTCCCAGGGAATGCCCGCGCATTCTTTTGTGGCGCAAAAAAAATACAACTGACAGAGATGCTGAAAAGTACTTCGGTTCCTCAACATTCAGGATGCTTGCCTATATCGAGAAGGGCTGGGAAGCAATGCTCAAAGAGGCGATAGTCTACCGATACGAGCTACCATGCCATACTTTTACCTCACTAGACGACGCTGGTATGTGGGTGAGCGATGAGACAGTTCATCCTATAGAAAAGCTTGCATATTCAGATCTTCCGAGGTGTTTACTGGAAGATGATGTTGAGCTTCGAGTTATTCCATCTTTAAGCGTTTTGAGAGATGCTTGGGATAGTAGTCTTCACGTAAGTGGTATCCGGCTAAGGAATGCAAACCA
- a CDS encoding adenylosuccinate synthase, producing the protein MANVVVIGAQWGDEGKGKITDLLSRSANMVVRYQGGVNAGHTVVVKDQTFKLHLIPSGILYPETECIIGSGTVIDPQVLIQELDTLKDLGISTENLLISEGAHVTMPYHRIIDGAAEKKRGDHKIGTTGRGIGPTYADKSERNGIRILDLLDSKGLAQQLERAIENKNVLLEKLYELPPLDPEQVIEEYRAYAERLRPHVVDCSLKIYDAIQKKRNILFEGAQGTLLDLDHGTYPYVTSSNPVAGGACVGAGVGPTMIDRVIGVAKAYTTRVGEGPFPTELKDEVGEILGDRGAEFGTTTGRQRRCGWFDAVIGRYAVRINGLDCLAITKLDVLDGLDEIKVCVSYDIEGEACNDFPTNARKFAHCRPVYKTMPGWKQSTEDCRKLEDLPAEALDYLKLLAELMEVPIAIVSLGAARDQTIIVEDPIHGPKRALLYPHSNLKSV; encoded by the coding sequence TTGGCTAACGTAGTTGTAATTGGCGCACAGTGGGGCGATGAGGGAAAAGGCAAGATCACCGATCTGCTCAGTCGCTCAGCAAATATGGTCGTTCGCTATCAAGGTGGGGTCAACGCTGGCCACACGGTAGTGGTCAAAGATCAGACCTTCAAGCTGCACCTCATCCCGTCAGGTATTCTTTACCCTGAAACAGAGTGCATTATTGGGTCAGGAACGGTGATTGACCCACAGGTTCTAATTCAGGAACTGGATACGCTCAAAGATCTGGGCATCTCCACGGAGAATCTGCTGATTTCAGAAGGGGCACATGTAACGATGCCCTATCACCGGATCATCGATGGCGCGGCAGAGAAAAAGCGAGGCGATCATAAGATCGGCACCACAGGGCGCGGTATTGGTCCCACCTACGCAGACAAATCAGAGCGCAATGGCATTCGAATTCTAGATCTGCTTGATTCAAAGGGGCTAGCGCAGCAGCTTGAGCGGGCGATTGAGAATAAAAATGTACTGCTCGAAAAACTGTATGAGCTGCCCCCCCTTGATCCAGAACAGGTAATTGAGGAGTATCGCGCCTATGCTGAGCGCCTGCGGCCCCACGTGGTTGATTGCTCACTCAAAATCTATGACGCAATTCAGAAGAAGCGCAATATTTTATTTGAAGGAGCACAGGGCACCCTTCTAGACCTCGACCACGGAACCTATCCCTACGTCACCTCTTCCAATCCGGTAGCGGGGGGGGCCTGTGTTGGAGCTGGCGTAGGCCCAACGATGATTGATCGCGTGATCGGAGTCGCGAAGGCTTATACAACCCGAGTGGGTGAAGGTCCATTCCCGACTGAACTCAAGGATGAAGTTGGGGAAATCTTGGGCGATCGCGGTGCTGAATTTGGAACGACGACCGGGCGACAGCGACGGTGCGGCTGGTTTGATGCTGTGATTGGTCGCTATGCGGTGCGCATCAATGGTCTAGACTGCTTAGCAATCACAAAGCTTGATGTTTTAGATGGCCTTGATGAGATCAAGGTCTGTGTCTCCTATGACATTGAGGGAGAGGCTTGTAATGACTTCCCGACCAACGCTCGCAAGTTTGCCCACTGTCGTCCGGTCTACAAGACGATGCCGGGGTGGAAGCAGTCCACTGAAGACTGCCGAAAGCTAGAGGATTTGCCTGCAGAGGCGCTGGACTATCTGAAGCTGCTGGCAGAGCTGATGGAGGTGCCGATTGCGATCGTGTCTCTAGGCGCAGCTCGTGATCAGACCATTATTGTTGAAGATCCGATTCACGGCCCTAAGCGAGCGCTATTGTATCCCCACAGCAATTTGAAGTCTGTTTAG
- a CDS encoding class I SAM-dependent methyltransferase, which yields MSDYIHGYDLEEQARLVAQANYWRERLILREVDFAEGDAVLELGCGVGAVLGILGQAYPSLRLAGIDLQSTQIDYARKHLETLELTADLRVGDASQLPWAESQFDQVCTTWFLEHLPQPELALKEAYRVLQPGGRLSLTEPDYMKIRPWPVNSDYDYLISSLCDLLIQSGGSPAMGPRLGPLLESAGFSEVRNQAWGYHYFQTTANQELKKFVEYVDGWLAPTVPQIAQKLGRDPQQLAAGLDFLRQLPHQPDGAITATIFRATGQKPL from the coding sequence TTGTCAGACTACATTCATGGCTACGATCTTGAAGAGCAGGCACGCTTGGTCGCTCAAGCAAACTACTGGCGAGAGCGTCTCATCCTGCGTGAAGTTGACTTTGCCGAGGGAGATGCCGTTCTGGAGCTGGGATGTGGCGTTGGAGCTGTGCTGGGGATTTTAGGACAGGCTTATCCCAGTCTAAGGCTGGCCGGGATTGATCTGCAGTCCACCCAAATTGACTATGCACGCAAGCACCTAGAGACTCTTGAACTAACAGCGGATTTACGCGTAGGTGATGCAAGCCAACTTCCTTGGGCTGAAAGCCAGTTTGATCAAGTCTGCACCACTTGGTTTTTAGAGCATTTACCTCAGCCAGAATTGGCCCTCAAAGAAGCGTATCGAGTCCTGCAACCTGGCGGCAGACTTTCCCTAACAGAGCCAGACTACATGAAGATCAGACCCTGGCCCGTCAACAGTGATTATGACTACTTAATTTCAAGCCTGTGTGATTTACTCATCCAATCTGGAGGTAGCCCAGCGATGGGGCCTCGTCTTGGCCCGCTGCTAGAATCTGCTGGGTTCAGTGAAGTGCGAAATCAGGCTTGGGGGTATCACTATTTTCAAACTACGGCGAATCAAGAGCTGAAAAAGTTTGTAGAGTACGTCGATGGTTGGCTAGCACCGACCGTCCCTCAAATTGCTCAGAAGCTAGGACGAGATCCACAACAGTTGGCGGCAGGACTAGACTTCTTGCGACAGCTACCACATCAACCAGACGGTGCCATAACCGCCACAATTTTTCGGGCCACAGGCCAGAAGCCTTTATAA
- a CDS encoding GNAT family N-acetyltransferase encodes MQQPDVESRTDKVYEVGLPENAKQMLELGRIISQCFNADLENWQTYVQRLGQTNFRVIQESGRVVGGLGLYPMGQWYGGQAVPMTGIAAVGTVPDCRGQGAAVTLLRHTLQELYEQGLPLASLYASTSHLYRRAGFEQAGSFCRYSLPINQVSLCSSQEAVRDHHTLPLMPIQNPESALLVDLYRQQAQASNGNLERNDAIWSSILDDKDQPIYTYLLGTRSAPEGYVILMQRSEPMAYSLIVRDLVLLTAAAAHRFLRLVADHRSLADRLFWYGSPVNPLLSLLEEQIYRVEHLERWLLRVVNVAQALELRGYPTGVEAELHLEVVDDLLPSNTGFFTLQVSGGKGQVSRGGRGDLKMDVRGLAPLYSGLMTALQLQQMGWLSGRRETFATACTLFSGVSPWMSDHF; translated from the coding sequence ATGCAACAGCCTGACGTTGAATCTCGAACAGATAAAGTCTACGAGGTAGGACTGCCTGAGAATGCTAAGCAGATGCTGGAGTTAGGTCGCATCATTAGTCAATGTTTCAATGCTGACCTTGAGAACTGGCAAACCTATGTTCAGCGGTTGGGACAGACCAATTTTCGGGTCATTCAAGAGTCAGGGCGAGTTGTCGGTGGTCTGGGGCTTTATCCGATGGGGCAATGGTATGGCGGACAGGCTGTGCCGATGACGGGGATTGCGGCGGTGGGAACTGTGCCAGATTGTCGGGGGCAGGGCGCGGCGGTAACGCTTTTACGGCATACACTCCAAGAACTATACGAACAAGGTCTGCCATTAGCGTCTCTGTATGCTTCTACGTCTCATCTTTATCGTCGAGCGGGGTTTGAGCAAGCAGGTAGCTTTTGTCGCTATAGCCTGCCCATCAACCAGGTCAGTCTTTGCAGCAGTCAGGAAGCTGTTAGAGACCATCACACATTGCCGTTGATGCCCATCCAAAATCCTGAGTCAGCTTTGCTGGTTGATCTTTATCGCCAGCAGGCTCAGGCTAGCAATGGCAACTTAGAGCGCAATGATGCCATTTGGTCGTCGATTCTAGATGACAAAGATCAGCCGATTTATACTTATCTGCTGGGGACTCGTTCTGCGCCGGAGGGCTACGTCATTCTGATGCAGAGATCTGAGCCAATGGCCTACAGTCTAATTGTCAGAGATCTTGTGCTATTAACAGCAGCCGCAGCTCATCGATTTCTAAGGCTCGTGGCGGATCATCGCTCATTAGCCGATCGCTTATTTTGGTATGGTTCCCCAGTCAATCCGCTTTTGTCGCTGCTGGAAGAGCAGATTTACCGTGTTGAACACCTTGAACGCTGGCTGCTTCGTGTTGTCAACGTTGCTCAGGCATTGGAATTGCGGGGCTACCCTACGGGGGTAGAGGCTGAGTTGCACTTAGAGGTGGTTGACGACCTTTTGCCCTCGAATACAGGATTCTTCACGCTCCAAGTTTCGGGTGGTAAGGGACAGGTAAGCCGTGGCGGGCGTGGGGATTTAAAGATGGATGTTAGGGGTTTAGCGCCGCTCTACTCTGGTTTAATGACGGCTCTGCAGCTGCAGCAGATGGGGTGGCTCTCAGGGAGGAGAGAGACTTTTGCTACTGCCTGCACCCTTTTTTCAGGAGTGTCCCCCTGGATGAGCGATCACTTTTGA